Proteins encoded by one window of Cylindrospermum stagnale PCC 7417:
- a CDS encoding NAD-dependent epimerase/dehydratase family protein → MKILVTGTEGYLGSLLPPLLIERGHEVIGLDTGFYKVGWLYNGTEVTPKTLNKDIRNIAPEDLQGVEAIVHMAELSNDPTGHLAPHITYEINHQGSVRLANLAKAMGVRRFVYMSSCSVYGVASEGDVTEESPINPQTAYAECKTLVERDVRPLADDDFSPTFMRNATAFGASPRMRFDIVLNNLAGLAWTTKEIKMTSDGTPWRPLVHALDICKAIVCALEAPRDIVHNQIFNVGDTANNYRVKDIAQIIADAFPGCQLSFGDNGADNRSYRVSFEKINTILPGFKCDWNAQNGAEQLFNLFSQIDMTEDTFLFRGFTRLKQLEYLIRTEQIDKNFFWNKK, encoded by the coding sequence ATGAAAATTCTTGTCACCGGTACAGAAGGCTATCTTGGTTCCTTATTACCACCCCTGTTAATCGAACGGGGTCATGAAGTTATCGGACTAGATACCGGATTCTATAAAGTTGGTTGGCTGTACAACGGTACTGAGGTGACACCTAAAACCCTCAACAAAGATATCCGAAATATTGCTCCTGAAGATTTGCAAGGTGTAGAAGCAATAGTCCACATGGCGGAACTCTCCAACGACCCCACAGGACACTTAGCACCCCACATCACCTACGAAATTAATCATCAAGGTTCAGTTCGCTTGGCTAACCTAGCTAAAGCAATGGGTGTGCGTCGCTTCGTATATATGTCTTCGTGCAGTGTCTACGGCGTTGCAAGTGAAGGTGACGTAACAGAAGAATCGCCGATAAATCCCCAAACAGCCTACGCAGAATGTAAAACCCTAGTAGAACGAGATGTCAGACCACTAGCTGATGATGACTTCTCACCTACTTTTATGCGGAATGCTACCGCCTTTGGTGCTTCCCCCAGAATGCGGTTTGATATCGTTTTAAATAACTTGGCTGGGTTGGCTTGGACTACCAAAGAAATTAAAATGACCAGTGATGGTACACCTTGGCGTCCATTAGTCCATGCATTGGATATTTGCAAAGCAATTGTCTGTGCCTTAGAAGCACCACGGGACATTGTACATAACCAAATCTTCAACGTCGGAGATACAGCGAACAACTATCGAGTTAAAGACATCGCCCAAATTATTGCTGATGCTTTCCCAGGTTGTCAATTATCCTTTGGTGATAACGGTGCAGACAACCGCAGCTATCGGGTATCATTTGAGAAAATTAACACAATCCTACCCGGGTTTAAGTGTGATTGGAATGCTCAAAATGGTGCCGAGCAACTATTTAATTTGTTCAGTCAAATTGACATGACAGAAGATACTTTCTTGTTTAGAGGCTTTACGCGCTTAAAGCAGCTAGAATATCTGATTCGTACCGAGCAAATTGACAAGAATTTCTTTTGGAATAAAAAGTAA
- a CDS encoding glycosyltransferase family 2 protein has product MHKLLTIAIPTYNRAELLDKQLAWLAQAIKGFESDCEILVSDNCSTDNTQNIIKKWQKNLSNITFKSNKHSENLGVMKNIIYCLSSATTKYVWTIGDDDPIQERAVAYVISKLNKNENLSLLFLNFSGRNKVTGEAVHPPTIVGNRWFDADSEDGDGDGKALFEHCFSKSVGAVIFLTATVYRTDLVKRALQIWQDATNNWISLAYLAGYCAANGSVIVTKDTFLECIVGVSYWQKEPQSALLMQYKHIPEVILKLEENGYSKQFCRRMLLQNFREVNLKVFLGALRRWPVSAMKIVIPFLALVSISVFEVLPLKEFKLAELGEVSPQEIRNYE; this is encoded by the coding sequence ATGCATAAATTACTCACCATTGCCATTCCTACTTATAATCGTGCCGAGTTACTTGATAAACAGTTAGCATGGCTAGCTCAGGCTATCAAAGGCTTTGAATCTGACTGTGAAATTTTGGTTTCTGATAATTGTTCAACCGACAATACTCAGAACATTATCAAAAAGTGGCAAAAAAATCTCAGTAATATCACATTTAAATCAAATAAACATTCTGAAAACTTAGGCGTAATGAAAAACATTATTTATTGCCTAAGTTCGGCTACAACAAAATACGTTTGGACAATTGGTGATGATGATCCAATTCAGGAAAGAGCCGTTGCTTATGTCATTAGCAAACTCAATAAAAATGAGAATTTATCATTATTGTTCTTAAATTTTTCCGGGAGAAATAAAGTCACTGGGGAAGCAGTTCATCCACCCACTATCGTTGGCAATCGCTGGTTTGATGCTGATAGTGAAGATGGTGATGGTGATGGCAAAGCACTATTTGAACATTGTTTTTCCAAAAGTGTTGGTGCAGTTATCTTTCTGACCGCAACTGTGTACCGAACTGACCTAGTTAAACGTGCTTTGCAAATTTGGCAAGATGCTACGAATAATTGGATATCCTTAGCATATTTAGCTGGGTATTGTGCCGCTAATGGCAGTGTAATTGTCACTAAAGATACTTTTTTAGAATGTATCGTTGGTGTGAGTTATTGGCAGAAAGAACCACAGTCTGCACTGTTAATGCAATACAAACACATACCTGAAGTAATTTTGAAACTGGAAGAAAATGGATATTCTAAGCAATTTTGCCGAAGGATGCTTTTGCAGAACTTCCGAGAAGTTAACTTAAAAGTATTTTTAGGTGCTTTGAGAAGATGGCCTGTGTCTGCCATGAAAATAGTAATTCCCTTTTTGGCTTTAGTAAGCATATCTGTTTTTGAAGTGCTCCCTCTAAAAGAATTTAAACTTGCAGAACTGGGTGAAGTATCTCCTCAAGAAATCCGTAATTATGAGTAA